The Kitasatospora setae KM-6054 genome contains a region encoding:
- a CDS encoding EamA family transporter, with amino-acid sequence MPAPVLCLVSMLAVQLGVAASKPLFGVLGVAGATFLRISFAAAVLLAFTRPRLRGRSPRDLAMAGLLGVASAGMTLLFAGAVDRLPMGTAATIEFLGPLAVALVFARRAGHVLWALLAAGGVALLTLLGGGEGGSGGLDPVGLAYAFGAAACYAGYILFTHKVGAAFKGFEGLAVSFTIATVVLAPFGAAEAVRGLAGSDSPGLLLLAVAGVALLFPVLPYALEMTALRRMSQRVFSVIVSLDPAVSALVGLLVLGQVLGLPQLLGICCVVAASVGATLTARR; translated from the coding sequence GTGCCCGCGCCGGTGCTGTGCCTGGTGTCGATGCTGGCGGTGCAGCTCGGTGTGGCGGCGTCGAAGCCGCTGTTCGGCGTGCTGGGGGTGGCGGGCGCGACCTTCCTGCGAATCTCCTTCGCCGCCGCCGTCCTGCTCGCCTTCACCCGGCCCCGGCTGCGCGGCCGCAGCCCGCGCGACCTGGCGATGGCCGGCCTGCTCGGCGTCGCCTCCGCCGGGATGACCCTGCTGTTCGCCGGCGCCGTCGACCGGCTGCCGATGGGCACCGCCGCCACCATCGAGTTCCTCGGCCCACTGGCCGTCGCCCTGGTCTTCGCCCGCCGCGCCGGACACGTGCTGTGGGCCCTGCTCGCGGCCGGCGGCGTCGCCCTGCTCACCCTGCTGGGCGGCGGCGAGGGCGGCTCCGGCGGCCTCGACCCGGTCGGCCTGGCCTACGCGTTCGGCGCGGCCGCCTGCTACGCCGGCTACATCCTGTTCACCCACAAGGTCGGCGCGGCCTTCAAGGGCTTCGAGGGTCTGGCGGTCTCGTTCACCATCGCCACCGTCGTCCTCGCCCCGTTCGGCGCCGCCGAGGCCGTGCGCGGCCTGGCCGGTTCCGACTCCCCCGGCCTGCTGCTGCTGGCCGTCGCGGGCGTCGCCCTGCTCTTCCCGGTGCTGCCGTACGCGCTGGAGATGACCGCGCTGCGGCGGATGTCGCAGCGGGTGTTCAGCGTGATCGTCAGCCTCGACCCGGCGGTCAGCGCCCTGGTCGGCCTGCTGGTGCTCGGCCAGGTGCTGGGCCTGCCGCAACTGCTGGGCATCTGCTGCGTGGTCGCCGCGAGCGTCGGCGCGACGCTCACCGCGCGGCGCTGA
- a CDS encoding FAD-binding oxidoreductase produces the protein MGELVERLRAGLPDGAVAVDPDVTAAYARDMAGFCEAGEPAVLVFPEDVEQVRFVLRTATELRVPVVPQGARTGLSGGANAVDGCILLSLTRMNRILSIDPVDRIAVVQPGVVNAELSRAAEAVGLSYPPDPSSWESCTIGGNIGTGAGGLCCVKYGVTAEYVLGLDVVLADGRLLRTGRRTAKGVAGYDLTRLLVGSEGTLGVVVEAALALRPAPGPQLVLAAEFDSVDAAGAAVCEVMAAGHTPSLMELMDATTVRAVNEMARMGLPESTRALLLVAFDGPDQRERLAEVEALCKAAGATGVVPAEDRAESELLLQARRLSLPALERLGTTMIDDVAVPRSALAAMLNGVAAIADRHGLTIGVVSHAGDGNTHPVVIFDAKDEDQTARARTSFDEIMALGLELGGTVTGEHGVGLLKREWLARELGPVGLELQRQIKAAFDPLGILNPGKML, from the coding sequence GTGGGCGAGTTGGTCGAACGGTTGCGCGCGGGGCTGCCGGACGGGGCGGTCGCGGTCGATCCGGACGTGACGGCCGCGTACGCGCGGGACATGGCCGGGTTCTGCGAGGCGGGCGAGCCGGCGGTGCTGGTGTTCCCGGAGGACGTGGAGCAGGTGCGGTTCGTGCTGCGGACGGCGACCGAGCTGCGGGTGCCGGTCGTGCCGCAGGGCGCCCGGACGGGGCTCTCGGGCGGGGCGAACGCGGTGGACGGCTGCATCCTGCTCTCGCTGACCCGGATGAACCGGATCCTGAGCATCGACCCGGTCGACCGGATCGCCGTGGTCCAGCCGGGCGTGGTCAACGCCGAGCTGTCCCGGGCCGCCGAGGCCGTCGGACTGTCCTACCCGCCGGACCCGTCGAGCTGGGAGTCCTGCACCATCGGCGGCAACATCGGCACCGGCGCCGGCGGCCTGTGCTGCGTGAAGTACGGCGTGACCGCCGAGTACGTGCTCGGGCTCGACGTGGTGCTGGCGGACGGCCGGCTGCTGCGGACCGGCCGGCGCACCGCGAAGGGCGTCGCCGGCTACGACCTGACCCGGCTGCTGGTCGGCTCGGAGGGCACGCTGGGCGTGGTCGTCGAGGCGGCGCTGGCGCTGCGGCCCGCGCCGGGGCCGCAGTTGGTGCTGGCCGCGGAGTTCGACTCGGTGGACGCGGCGGGGGCCGCGGTGTGCGAGGTGATGGCGGCCGGGCACACGCCCTCGCTGATGGAGCTGATGGACGCCACCACCGTCCGCGCGGTGAACGAGATGGCCCGGATGGGACTGCCGGAGTCGACCCGGGCCCTGCTGCTGGTCGCCTTCGACGGCCCGGACCAGCGCGAACGGCTGGCCGAGGTGGAGGCGCTGTGCAAGGCCGCCGGGGCGACCGGCGTGGTCCCGGCCGAGGACCGGGCGGAGTCCGAGCTGCTGCTGCAGGCCCGGCGGCTCTCGCTGCCCGCGCTGGAGCGGCTGGGCACCACGATGATCGACGACGTGGCCGTCCCGCGCAGCGCGCTGGCCGCGATGCTGAACGGCGTCGCGGCCATCGCCGACCGCCACGGCCTCACCATCGGCGTGGTCTCGCACGCGGGCGACGGCAACACCCACCCGGTGGTGATCTTCGACGCCAAGGACGAGGACCAGACCGCCCGGGCCCGGACCTCCTTCGACGAGATCATGGCCCTCGGCCTGGAACTCGGCGGAACGGTCACCGGGGAGCACGGCGTCGGCCTGCTGAAGCGCGAGTGGCTGGCCCGGGAGCTCGGCCCGGTCGGCCTGGAGCTGCAGCGGCAGATCAAGGCGGCGTTCGACCCGCTGGGCATCCTCAACCCGGGCAAGATGCTCTGA
- a CDS encoding GAF domain-containing protein has protein sequence MSPEVKDRIINFALGAATIFFTAFAFAASIFGGKDGGNQQYWIMAGVIASALAVYAGNTEKVRLSAYREKMMRLATRAERNYENLVANLAPTAAQAAVIADRSLSAADQNVRRGRLDQSIVVGVSEIAEGVRGIYYEWDGSSVFTLVSQWPASAVSAINGGMPAYAVLELVAKDGQVLVRKNTVSPFNWTSPSTPDERVAAVQVKVNNKVIGILAMDGKMSKSAQDPGFAARDVRELLLYADVLAAAIGAN, from the coding sequence ATGTCACCTGAGGTCAAGGACCGCATCATCAATTTCGCTCTCGGTGCGGCTACCATTTTCTTCACCGCTTTCGCCTTCGCTGCCAGTATTTTTGGCGGGAAGGACGGAGGGAATCAGCAGTACTGGATCATGGCTGGCGTGATTGCTTCCGCCCTGGCTGTATATGCCGGTAATACGGAGAAGGTTAGGCTCTCGGCATACCGCGAGAAGATGATGAGGTTGGCGACACGAGCGGAGCGGAACTACGAGAACCTCGTTGCCAACCTTGCCCCTACCGCCGCCCAGGCCGCTGTCATAGCGGACCGCTCGCTTTCGGCGGCCGATCAGAACGTTCGTAGGGGGCGACTCGACCAGTCGATCGTGGTGGGTGTTTCGGAAATTGCCGAAGGAGTGCGGGGAATCTATTACGAGTGGGACGGGAGCAGCGTCTTCACGTTGGTGTCGCAGTGGCCCGCATCGGCGGTTTCAGCGATCAACGGCGGGATGCCCGCCTACGCAGTGCTCGAGTTGGTAGCGAAGGACGGCCAGGTCCTCGTGCGTAAAAATACGGTCTCCCCGTTCAACTGGACGTCGCCGTCCACTCCGGACGAGAGGGTTGCGGCGGTGCAGGTGAAGGTCAACAACAAGGTGATCGGCATCCTGGCCATGGACGGGAAGATGTCGAAGTCCGCCCAGGATCCGGGATTCGCTGCGCGGGACGTCCGAGAGCTTCTGCTCTACGCGGATGTACTCGCAGCCGCCATCGGCGCCAACTGA
- a CDS encoding S1C family serine protease gives MSTEHASGTTPPEKANEPSGTEAVAAGSGTPAAAPSYLDAPPPAAPAPAPAPAPAPAAPEAPAVDQTIQLGKVPSAPAAAPSYLDAPPPAAPAPAPAPAPHPYGRPDEAQTAIAPAVPAAPAAPFAPAASAPLLQDGGPAAPQQPHHPFGAGQPVGGWGNPSGGELPGGPAGPGGPGSPWAVQQPGAGGPGKRKRGSLVALVAAVALLAGLAGGAIGASVTDHRKENSAGGANHSSTTVAVGNTHQNLDRAPESVAGIAAKALPSTVTIKAEGSSESGTGTGFVFDTEGHILTNNHVVAPAANGGKLTVKFSDGSSYSASVVGRAQGYDVAVVRLDNPPTDKLTPLPLGDSDKVAIGDATIAIGAPYGLEGTVTTGIISAKDRPVASGDETGAQASYMNALQTDASINPGNSGGPLLDASGSVIGINSAIQSNTSGSGRAGSIGLGFAIPINQAKWVAQTLIKDGTPVYAILGVLRNDNYKGDGAQIATAPVQGTPAVTPGGPADLAGLKAGDVITKLGGIAIDSGPTLVSEIWTHKPGEKVEIEYKRDDKPAKTTVTLGERKGDN, from the coding sequence GTGAGCACCGAGCACGCGAGTGGTACCACCCCGCCGGAGAAGGCCAACGAGCCGTCCGGCACCGAGGCGGTGGCCGCCGGCTCCGGTACGCCCGCCGCCGCGCCCTCCTACCTGGACGCGCCGCCGCCGGCCGCCCCGGCCCCGGCTCCGGCCCCGGCTCCGGCTCCGGCCGCTCCGGAGGCGCCCGCGGTCGACCAGACCATCCAGCTCGGCAAGGTCCCGTCCGCGCCCGCCGCCGCGCCCTCCTACCTGGACGCGCCGCCGCCGGCCGCCCCGGCCCCGGCCCCGGCCCCGGCTCCGCACCCGTACGGCCGGCCCGACGAGGCGCAGACCGCGATCGCCCCGGCCGTGCCCGCCGCACCCGCCGCGCCCTTCGCGCCCGCCGCGTCCGCTCCGCTCCTCCAGGACGGCGGCCCGGCCGCCCCGCAGCAGCCGCACCACCCGTTCGGCGCCGGCCAGCCGGTCGGCGGCTGGGGCAACCCGTCCGGCGGAGAACTGCCCGGCGGACCGGCCGGCCCCGGCGGCCCCGGCTCCCCCTGGGCCGTCCAGCAGCCCGGCGCGGGCGGCCCCGGCAAGCGCAAGCGCGGCTCGCTGGTCGCCCTGGTCGCGGCCGTCGCCCTGCTCGCGGGCCTGGCCGGCGGCGCGATCGGCGCCTCCGTCACCGACCACCGCAAGGAGAACAGCGCGGGCGGCGCCAACCACAGCTCCACCACCGTCGCGGTCGGCAACACCCACCAGAACCTCGACCGGGCCCCCGAGTCGGTCGCCGGCATCGCCGCGAAGGCCCTGCCGTCCACCGTCACCATCAAGGCCGAGGGCTCCAGCGAGTCCGGCACCGGCACCGGTTTCGTCTTCGACACCGAGGGCCACATCCTGACCAACAACCACGTGGTCGCCCCCGCCGCCAACGGCGGCAAGCTCACCGTCAAGTTCTCCGACGGCTCCTCGTACAGCGCCTCCGTGGTCGGCCGCGCCCAGGGCTACGACGTCGCCGTCGTCCGCCTGGACAACCCGCCGACCGACAAGCTCACCCCGCTGCCGCTCGGCGACTCCGACAAGGTCGCCATCGGCGACGCCACCATCGCCATCGGCGCCCCCTACGGCCTCGAAGGCACCGTCACCACCGGCATCATCTCCGCCAAGGACCGCCCGGTCGCCTCCGGCGACGAGACCGGCGCCCAGGCCTCCTACATGAACGCCCTGCAGACCGACGCCTCGATCAACCCCGGCAACTCCGGCGGCCCGCTCCTCGACGCCTCCGGCTCCGTGATCGGCATCAACTCGGCCATCCAGTCCAACACCAGCGGCAGCGGCCGGGCCGGCTCCATCGGCCTCGGCTTCGCCATCCCGATCAACCAGGCCAAGTGGGTCGCCCAGACCCTCATCAAGGACGGCACCCCCGTCTACGCCATCCTCGGCGTCCTCCGCAACGACAACTACAAGGGCGACGGCGCCCAGATCGCCACCGCCCCCGTCCAGGGCACCCCCGCCGTCACCCCCGGCGGCCCCGCCGACCTCGCCGGCCTCAAGGCCGGCGACGTCATCACCAAGCTCGGCGGCATCGCCATCGACAGCGGCCCCACCCTGGTCAGCGAGATCTGGACCCACAAGCCCGGCGAGAAGGTCGAGATCGAGTACAAGCGCGACGACAAGCCCGCCAAGACCACCGTCACCCTCGGCGAACGCAAGGGCGACAACTGA
- a CDS encoding purine-cytosine permease family protein — MTAVPSAQTNDLAPEARPGARPEAPLTLDTAPPRTLDFRALFALWANLGVSLIGFTSAATVLGEQGHELGFTAAVTAIVAGTAIGTAMLAVAALVGARTGAPAMAVLRGLFGTRLSYVPTVLNIVQCVGWGVYELTVVAWGAQTVAGTAGWRWLFVLLAGVLTTVLTIWPLGAIAVLRKYVAVAVGVAMVYFTVQFARQGFPDPGAGNWDGFLGATDAVIAVSVSFVPLAADYTRHARSSAKAFWATFSGYTVAQVWCYVLGVVALLQSGGDPNRIFDSFTGVAAGWAFLLVLVLRETDQSFANVYSTAMSVHNLWPRVDRRVLTAGIGVLVTVLALRIKEFTDSYYGFLGLIGSVFVPLFAVLAADYFLGAGRRGWNLGQDAPARWVMLLPWAVGFAVYQLLAPSRIGGWWTGIWEGLRRALHFEPRAWTSASLFSFLVAALVTLAVTALERPKADRAG, encoded by the coding sequence ATGACGGCTGTTCCGTCTGCCCAAACGAACGATCTCGCCCCCGAGGCCCGGCCCGGGGCGCGGCCCGAGGCCCCGCTGACCCTCGACACCGCCCCGCCGCGCACCCTGGACTTCCGGGCGCTGTTCGCGCTCTGGGCCAATCTGGGCGTCAGCCTGATCGGCTTCACCAGCGCCGCGACGGTGCTCGGCGAGCAGGGCCACGAGCTGGGCTTCACCGCGGCGGTGACCGCGATCGTGGCGGGCACCGCGATCGGCACCGCGATGCTGGCGGTGGCGGCCCTGGTGGGTGCCCGCACCGGCGCGCCGGCGATGGCGGTGCTGCGCGGCCTGTTCGGCACCCGGCTGTCGTACGTGCCGACGGTGCTGAACATCGTGCAGTGCGTCGGCTGGGGCGTCTACGAGCTGACGGTGGTCGCCTGGGGCGCGCAGACGGTGGCGGGCACGGCGGGCTGGCGGTGGCTGTTCGTGCTGCTGGCGGGCGTGCTGACCACGGTGCTGACGATCTGGCCGCTGGGCGCGATCGCGGTGCTGCGCAAGTACGTGGCGGTCGCGGTGGGCGTGGCGATGGTCTACTTCACGGTGCAGTTCGCCCGGCAGGGCTTCCCCGACCCGGGCGCGGGCAACTGGGACGGCTTCCTGGGCGCGACGGACGCGGTGATCGCGGTGTCGGTGTCCTTCGTGCCACTGGCCGCGGACTACACCCGGCACGCGCGCAGCTCGGCGAAGGCGTTCTGGGCGACGTTCTCCGGCTACACGGTGGCCCAGGTGTGGTGCTACGTGCTGGGCGTGGTGGCGCTGCTGCAGTCCGGCGGCGACCCGAACCGGATCTTCGACTCGTTCACCGGCGTCGCGGCGGGCTGGGCGTTCCTGCTGGTGCTGGTGCTGCGGGAGACCGACCAGTCGTTCGCGAACGTGTACTCGACGGCGATGTCGGTGCACAACCTGTGGCCGCGGGTGGACCGCCGGGTGCTGACCGCCGGGATCGGCGTGCTGGTGACGGTGCTGGCGCTGCGGATCAAGGAGTTCACCGACTCGTACTACGGCTTCCTGGGCCTGATCGGCTCGGTGTTCGTGCCGCTGTTCGCGGTGCTGGCCGCGGACTACTTCCTGGGCGCGGGCCGGCGCGGCTGGAACCTGGGGCAGGACGCCCCGGCGCGCTGGGTGATGCTGCTGCCGTGGGCGGTGGGCTTCGCGGTGTACCAGCTGCTCGCCCCGTCGAGGATCGGCGGCTGGTGGACCGGGATCTGGGAGGGCCTCCGGCGGGCGCTGCACTTCGAGCCGCGGGCCTGGACCTCGGCCTCGCTGTTCTCGTTCCTGGTCGCCGCGCTGGTCACCCTCGCGGTGACCGCGCTGGAGCGGCCGAAGGCGGACCGGGCCGGCTGA
- a CDS encoding glycerophosphodiester phosphodiesterase, producing MDTTYGANGRADRSAVKVIAHRGSSAALPEHTEEAYRRALEEGADGLECDVRVTADGHLVCVHDRTVARTSDGRGTVSSMTLAQLSALDFGSWKHPGAPRPGSVLTLERLLELVADAGRRVELAIETKHPVRYAGRVEAELLRALGRFGLLPAAPEESAVRVMSFSELALHRVRRAAPAVPRVYLWERRLPVLGRTRSLPGGAAIAGPGIDLVRRDPGLVTALRRAGHRVHVWTVDRPEDVELCLELGVEALITNRPAEVLARLGR from the coding sequence GTGGACACCACGTACGGCGCGAACGGGCGCGCGGACCGCTCGGCGGTGAAGGTGATCGCCCACCGGGGCTCCTCGGCGGCGCTGCCGGAGCACACCGAGGAGGCGTACCGGCGGGCGCTGGAGGAGGGTGCGGACGGGCTGGAGTGCGACGTCCGGGTCACCGCCGACGGGCACTTGGTGTGCGTGCACGACCGCACGGTGGCCCGCACCTCGGACGGGCGGGGCACGGTGTCGTCGATGACGCTGGCGCAGCTGTCCGCGCTGGACTTCGGCTCCTGGAAGCACCCCGGGGCGCCCCGGCCCGGCTCGGTGCTGACCCTGGAGCGGCTGCTGGAGCTGGTCGCGGACGCCGGGCGCCGGGTGGAGCTGGCGATCGAGACCAAGCACCCGGTGCGGTACGCGGGCCGGGTGGAGGCCGAACTGCTGCGCGCGCTGGGCCGGTTCGGGCTGCTGCCGGCCGCCCCCGAGGAGTCCGCGGTGCGGGTGATGAGCTTCTCCGAGCTGGCCCTGCACCGCGTCCGGCGGGCCGCCCCGGCGGTGCCCCGGGTGTACCTGTGGGAGCGCCGGCTGCCGGTGCTCGGCCGGACCAGGTCGCTGCCGGGCGGCGCCGCGATCGCCGGCCCGGGCATCGACCTGGTGCGCCGCGACCCGGGCCTGGTGACGGCGCTGCGCCGGGCCGGGCACCGGGTGCACGTGTGGACGGTGGACCGCCCGGAGGACGTCGAACTCTGCCTGGAGCTGGGCGTGGAGGCGCTGATCACCAACCGCCCGGCCGAGGTGCTGGCCCGGCTCGGCCGCTGA
- a CDS encoding ATP-binding protein, with protein sequence MVARAVPVQAGSTSSAMAVPHGPASVSTARRRLRGDLGDRSIPEAVIDDAVLILSELLSNSCRHARPLRAVGPAGEQHGDGGDGDDDAGTVLVSWRMRGDGLLTLEVTDGGASTRPVPARPSVTAHGGRGLSIVGELAQDWGVRHAPGQVTVWAELSAFGQVAGGGRRRSA encoded by the coding sequence ATGGTGGCGCGAGCTGTGCCAGTTCAGGCCGGGTCGACCTCATCGGCCATGGCGGTTCCGCACGGGCCGGCCAGCGTTTCGACCGCGCGGCGCAGGCTGCGCGGCGATCTCGGTGACCGGTCGATCCCGGAAGCGGTGATTGACGACGCGGTGTTGATCCTCTCCGAACTGCTCAGCAATTCCTGTCGGCACGCGAGACCGCTGCGCGCGGTGGGCCCGGCCGGCGAGCAGCACGGCGACGGTGGCGACGGCGACGACGACGCCGGCACCGTGCTGGTGAGTTGGCGGATGCGCGGCGACGGCCTGCTGACCCTGGAGGTGACGGACGGCGGCGCCAGCACCCGTCCCGTCCCGGCCCGGCCGTCGGTGACGGCGCACGGCGGCCGGGGGCTGAGCATCGTGGGCGAGCTGGCGCAGGACTGGGGGGTGCGGCACGCACCCGGTCAGGTGACGGTCTGGGCCGAGCTGTCCGCGTTCGGGCAGGTCGCGGGGGGCGGGCGGCGGCGCAGCGCCTGA
- a CDS encoding DUF5926 family protein, which yields MAKKAAKKQPSQSTAVEGEVPVVGAREACPCGSGRRYKACHGRQAAHAVQELVHRPFEGLPGEADWVALRELVPAATVPLALAAGVAEQAVGEVPSVTLATVLPLAWPALRRADGSILLGLQTQSSSGDLSRDLADALELALATEPGTPVPARRTNPGGRRLQELLDTTAAFEPAVHTGFEFWLEDAETAAGEVAASLERANASAIPTEKLAGVDSAYWCGTPDKNHLRWVMTVPEEQLLDALARLSAAGESSLGEGTKLVGSFRAHGLTVPVWDLPVDMTAAEVEKPAVEFAAKLAEVLAAPAPLTAEERRARANLVSRQITLN from the coding sequence ATGGCCAAGAAGGCCGCGAAGAAGCAGCCCAGCCAGTCCACCGCCGTCGAGGGCGAGGTCCCCGTCGTCGGGGCGCGCGAGGCGTGCCCGTGCGGCTCCGGCCGCCGCTACAAGGCGTGCCACGGCCGTCAGGCCGCGCACGCGGTGCAGGAGTTGGTGCACCGCCCGTTCGAGGGCCTGCCGGGCGAGGCCGACTGGGTCGCGCTGCGCGAGCTGGTCCCGGCCGCGACGGTGCCGCTGGCGCTGGCCGCCGGGGTGGCCGAGCAGGCCGTCGGCGAGGTGCCCTCGGTGACGCTGGCGACCGTGCTGCCGCTGGCCTGGCCGGCGCTGCGCCGGGCGGACGGGTCGATCCTGCTGGGCCTGCAGACGCAGTCCTCCTCGGGCGACCTGAGCCGTGACCTGGCGGACGCGCTGGAGCTGGCGCTGGCCACCGAGCCGGGCACCCCGGTGCCGGCCCGCCGGACCAACCCGGGCGGCCGCCGGCTGCAGGAACTGCTGGACACCACGGCCGCGTTCGAGCCCGCGGTGCACACCGGCTTCGAGTTCTGGCTGGAGGACGCCGAGACGGCGGCCGGCGAGGTCGCGGCCTCGCTGGAGCGGGCCAACGCCTCGGCGATCCCGACCGAGAAGCTGGCCGGCGTGGACTCCGCGTACTGGTGCGGCACCCCGGACAAGAACCACCTGCGCTGGGTGATGACCGTCCCCGAGGAGCAGCTGCTGGACGCGCTGGCCCGGCTGTCGGCGGCCGGCGAGAGCTCGCTGGGCGAGGGCACCAAGCTGGTCGGCTCGTTCCGGGCGCACGGCCTGACCGTCCCGGTGTGGGACCTGCCGGTGGACATGACCGCCGCCGAGGTGGAGAAGCCCGCCGTGGAGTTCGCCGCGAAGCTGGCCGAGGTGCTGGCCGCACCCGCCCCGCTGACCGCGGAGGAGCGCCGGGCCCGGGCCAACCTGGTGAGCCGTCAGATCACCCTGAACTGA
- a CDS encoding bifunctional DNA primase/polymerase, translating into MRPSRREQLPERVGRWWPGRRSRSLALAAALEAAVGCGWPVLPGARALRGADGPCSCADRSCALPGGHPHDPPLEAATTDPRMVRWWWERRAPGAPVLAATGRALGAVSLPRPAGPWLLRHLEEIGVPYGPVLGTPGRFVLLTAPYTLPELGGLLAERPWVPGVLRYHGPGGYLVLPPSRTAAGPVHWVRRPEPGRPWLPEVGTLLGGLITASAVALPQR; encoded by the coding sequence ATGCGCCCATCCCGCCGAGAGCAGCTGCCGGAGCGCGTCGGCCGGTGGTGGCCGGGCCGCCGGAGTCGTTCGCTGGCCCTCGCCGCTGCCCTGGAGGCCGCCGTCGGGTGCGGCTGGCCGGTCCTGCCGGGGGCGCGGGCGCTGCGCGGCGCGGACGGGCCCTGCTCGTGCGCCGACCGGTCCTGCGCGCTGCCCGGCGGGCACCCGCACGACCCGCCGCTGGAGGCGGCCACCACCGACCCGCGGATGGTGCGCTGGTGGTGGGAGCGGCGCGCGCCGGGCGCCCCGGTGCTGGCGGCCACCGGGCGGGCGCTGGGCGCGGTGAGCCTGCCGCGGCCGGCCGGGCCGTGGCTGCTGCGGCACCTGGAGGAGATCGGCGTCCCGTACGGCCCGGTGCTGGGCACGCCGGGCCGGTTCGTGCTGCTGACCGCGCCGTACACGCTGCCGGAGCTGGGCGGGCTGCTGGCCGAACGGCCTTGGGTGCCTGGGGTGTTGCGCTACCACGGGCCGGGCGGCTACCTGGTGCTGCCGCCGTCCCGGACGGCGGCGGGCCCGGTGCACTGGGTGCGCCGGCCAGAGCCGGGGCGGCCCTGGCTGCCGGAGGTCGGGACGTTGCTGGGCGGGCTGATCACGGCCAGCGCGGTGGCGCTGCCGCAGCGCTGA
- a CDS encoding PP2C family protein-serine/threonine phosphatase, protein MTDVHPLTSAAPAATAPAACTSAPAAPEAGPALPPDRCADPLADPLADPLAALLPELGEGPGADLQDRLAGWLSDFTSLQEHLELLARADGLPGTLDALLDSGAALLGARRGLVVTLSPGHAPDRTAGHSAGHSAGRGTERSADRGADPDRSPSRPVGLGLDRAMLGALETVPVEHGPFAGLLGRPGPEGRLLIADLAADPAVGPRFREVAAQLGLGACYALPLTAADGQPLGAAAWFYDEPGSPDERREQLVRRYCEFAAPLVDRQLAADRAVRAAETLRRALLPDHLPTRPGLKVAARCVPAVLERAAGSDWYDAIALPDDTMGLTVGSVLGGGPSAGPGAGVGAAAAMGRVRAALRAYAVLEGEDPVSVLGDLELLLKTTEPTRSATAVYACVDPAERRIALAGAANCPPVLLTRYGANFVETSLSAPLGMLSCWEAPGVELTAERGDVLVLYTEGLARRFAPSLHAGQSALRRAAADAPRDVRLDPERLCAHLLEQAGGGEPGVDDLVLLAARFE, encoded by the coding sequence ATGACCGACGTCCACCCGTTGACGTCCGCCGCCCCGGCGGCCACCGCCCCGGCGGCCTGCACCAGCGCCCCGGCGGCGCCGGAGGCCGGTCCGGCGCTGCCGCCGGACCGGTGCGCGGATCCGCTGGCCGACCCGCTGGCGGATCCGCTGGCCGCGCTGCTGCCGGAGCTCGGCGAGGGCCCCGGGGCCGACCTGCAGGACCGTTTGGCCGGATGGCTGTCCGATTTCACCAGCCTCCAGGAGCACCTGGAGCTGCTGGCCCGCGCCGACGGCCTGCCCGGCACCCTGGACGCGCTGCTGGACTCCGGCGCGGCCCTGCTCGGCGCCCGCCGCGGCCTGGTGGTGACGCTCTCCCCCGGCCACGCCCCCGACCGCACCGCCGGCCACTCCGCGGGCCACTCCGCCGGCCGGGGCACCGAGCGCTCCGCCGACCGCGGCGCCGACCCGGACCGCTCGCCGTCCCGCCCGGTCGGGCTCGGACTGGACCGGGCGATGCTCGGCGCGCTGGAGACCGTCCCGGTCGAGCACGGCCCGTTCGCCGGGCTGCTCGGCCGGCCCGGCCCCGAGGGCCGGCTGCTGATCGCCGACCTGGCCGCCGACCCCGCCGTCGGCCCGCGCTTCCGCGAGGTCGCCGCCCAGCTCGGCCTCGGCGCCTGCTACGCGCTGCCGCTGACCGCCGCCGACGGGCAGCCGCTCGGCGCCGCCGCCTGGTTCTACGACGAGCCCGGCAGCCCGGACGAGCGCCGCGAGCAACTCGTCCGCCGCTACTGCGAGTTCGCCGCCCCGCTGGTGGACCGGCAGCTGGCCGCGGACCGGGCGGTGCGGGCCGCCGAGACGCTGCGCCGCGCGCTGCTGCCCGACCACCTGCCGACCCGTCCCGGCCTGAAGGTCGCCGCCCGCTGCGTCCCCGCCGTGCTGGAGCGGGCCGCCGGCAGCGACTGGTACGACGCGATCGCGCTGCCCGACGACACCATGGGCCTGACCGTGGGCAGCGTGCTCGGCGGCGGCCCGAGCGCCGGGCCGGGCGCGGGGGTCGGCGCGGCCGCCGCGATGGGCCGGGTGCGGGCCGCGCTGCGCGCCTACGCGGTGCTGGAGGGCGAGGACCCGGTCTCGGTGCTCGGCGACCTCGAACTGCTGCTGAAGACCACCGAGCCGACCCGCTCCGCGACCGCCGTCTACGCCTGCGTCGACCCGGCCGAGCGCCGGATCGCGCTGGCCGGCGCCGCGAACTGCCCGCCGGTGCTGCTCACCCGCTACGGCGCGAACTTCGTGGAGACCTCGCTCTCCGCCCCGCTCGGCATGCTCAGCTGCTGGGAGGCGCCCGGCGTGGAGCTGACCGCCGAGCGCGGCGACGTGCTGGTGCTGTACACCGAGGGCCTGGCCCGCCGCTTCGCCCCGAGCCTGCACGCCGGGCAGAGCGCGCTGCGCCGGGCCGCCGCCGACGCCCCGCGGGACGTCCGGCTCGACCCCGAGCGGCTCTGCGCCCACCTGCTGGAGCAGGCCGGCGGCGGCGAGCCGGGCGTGGACGACCTGGTGCTGCTGGCGGCCCGCTTCGAGTGA